The window CCTGTTTCCCACCTTCACATAAAAGGGGTGCAGTGTGCACtcgaggaaaaaaataaaaggtaccaATACCCAATGCTGGTGGAGGCGTGAGGAACCGGGACACTCGTGTGACACTCGTGTGACACGTGTACTCGGCTagcaaaaaaaaagttggtaaaaACTTCCAGGAAAGCAGTGACGGGAACAAACATTTCAAAAGCCGTGAAACTATCTCCTGCCCTGAATACAATTTCACTTCTTGGGATTTAGCCTAAAATAATCATCCTGACTATGGTCATTGTGATGAGAAACTGCCAATAACTGACACGTCCGGCAGGTCAGGGGAGATCTAGTCTTGCAGGCACTTAAGGCAGACACAACACCTAGTCCGGCAGCTAGTGGCCTGTACTTTCCTGGATTGCCTCCTCTTTGGTGAGGCGATTTCGGCAATAgctccctcccccagggccaCCCTAACGTCAGTGAGGAAACGCCCCTAAAGAACTTAACTCATCGTCACCTGCGTTCAGAAAGAACCATATTATCGACAGTAGCTTTGACTTTCCTTATCGGGATTCCCTGCATTTTTTACATCCAACAAGCAACGAAGAATAATTTTGAGGCCGGAATGCAGTGGGCCCAGCCCCGGGAGCCCCGACAACCAGTTTGCAATCCTGGTTCAAGGTGGGTGGAGGGACGAAGTGCTAGCAGCCGCgtccagcccccaccccttccatCTGTGAAGTAAGGGGCTTGGGGAGCGTGGAGGAGCGGGGGCGCACGGGAGCGTGGACACGTCTGCGCCTGTGGGGAGGTTTGCTCCCAAGGGCAATCCTGCGTAAATTTTGGGTTCTGGGTTTATGCGGGGAGACATTTCTCTTGTTTGGATCAGGACCAAATGTCCCGGACACCGTCCGTGGCCCCGCCACCCACTGACCGCCCGCTGGGACGCCTACCCAGGAAATCACAGAGCGACGGGTCCAGCACCCTCAGGAGCAGCAGGAGCTGCCCGAGCTGCCGCTTCATCGTCTCCTGGCTCTCCTCGAAGTTCCCGTGCTGCAGGAGGGACGGCGAGATGAGGAGCCAGACCCCGGTCCCTGGAGGGGCCTGTCTCCCATGCCCTCCTGGGGCCTCACCACGAGCTCCATGAAGCCACAGAAACACCAGAAGGCATCCACCTCGTTCTGGATGACGTAGAGGATCGGGGAGAGGAGGTCACTCATGCCCTGGACGTAGCCTGGGGGAACACGAGGTCAGGGCCCGGCCTAGGCCCTcagcaccccgcccccctccccaaggGAAGGCCGGACCCCCAACCCCTCCCCGGGCCGGCGTCGCACCGAGGTCGAAGTGGTACATGCAGTAGGTGAGGAGGATGTCGTTCAGCAGGCCCAGCCCTGGGTTCTCAGGACCCTCATAGAACTTGTTGGTCCTGTCGGTACGGCTCACGTCTCTCTCTGCGGAGACAGGGCGTGGGATGCCAAAGTGACGAGGCTGTGGGGGCCCATCCCTACTGGCTGTGGGCACCAGCCCCCGCTCCTCCCTTCCGCAGACCCCGGGCAGGTGTGAGTCAGTCCAGAAACCGTCTCGGGCGCTCTCACGTGAGGCGCCCTGCTTCATGCTTGGCCAGGTCGCTGCATCCTCCCAGCCACCAACAGTCACTGAGCCATCCAcaggtgggaaactgaggcccaaggaggcAAAACCACTCGCCAAGGCCTGACGGTATGCAGACGGCAGGCTGAGCCCAAGGAGTCTGGCTCCCTTCCCCTACTCCCCATCTCCTCACTGCAGATAACCTCATCCCTTTTCTTGGGAAGGTAAGGGGCTCCCCTGTCCTCTCCCTGCCGTTTCCCAtctccccgccccagccctggccccgcGACCCACCGATGAGGCTGCGGTAACCGTGCAGCAGTGAGTTCCTCCGCTCTTGCTCGGGGCTCACAGACTTCCACTGCAGCTTCATTCGGAAATACTCATCCctgaggggcccagagagggtcaCACAAGGCCACGACgcgagccacccagtcaccctcgCCCCTGTCCCCGTGCTTCCCCTTTCTGACATCTCTCACAACACACAACAGCCTTGTGAACtctacacccgacgtggggctcaaactcacgaccggaagatcaagagtcgcacgttcTACGGTCTggaccaaccaggcaccccccacccccgccctgttGCGGGCTTTTGTTCCGAGTCTGTCATCCCCGCTGGACAGAGAGCACTGGGGCAGGGACCAGGACATACACAGTGGGGTCACGGTATGTACCAGGAAGGAGGAGAACTGGGCCCATGGGGTTAGGAGGACCGCCACAGAGTGCTGATAGCGGCAACGTTATGGTCTTGGAATGGAACAGCGATGGACATGGGAGATGGACCAGCCTGCTCACCACCATCTCCCTGTGCCAGGGCCGGTGCCCGCATGTGCCAGGCTCTTGACTGACCCTTCGGGAGCCAGCCTACCTGTGCATCTGTGATGTATCAGGTGTCGTGCCGTGATAGGGGGATATGTTCAACTTGGGGGGTGGgagctgggcggggcggggggcccaCAGTTTCTCACtcgtgttttctttctttctttttttttttttaagtttatttattttgagattgtgaccgagggagaagcagagaaagaggaggtgagagagaatcccaggcaggctccatgctgccggcacagagcctgatgtggggctcgaacctgcgaaccgtgagatcacgacccgagccaaaaccaagagtcagatacctaactgacggagccccccaggcgcccctcactcacGTTTTCTTGCGCACATGGGCCTTGTGCTCCTCGGCTGAGCCCTCCCAGCTGAGGTACCCCAGGAGGAACTTCCAAGCTTCGCGTCTCAGGCCAGGGCTCAGACCCTGGGGGAGAGAGCGGGGCCCGCCACTCAGAGGAGCCTCCTCCTGGCCGCCGGCTGGCCCTCCCCAGTCCTCTGCCTGCCCACCCGGCGCCTTACCCCCGAGAAGATCCGGGCCTTCAGCATGGGGACTTGCTGAAGGCGGCCCTCGGGGCCCACATGGTGGGCCCACTCCTCCTCTGTGACCGGAGGTGCCCGCTCCACGGCTGGCCGCGGGCCCAGCTCCACCTGCGTGACACAAGGCAAGTAAGCTCAGGGCCTCACCCATCCTCCCCAGGCCACGTGCAcggcagctcagagccctccTTAGCTCCACGGACAGTTAACGTTCAGGGTGGGGAGCATCTCCTTCCCGGGTCAGCGCCAAAGTCACCCTCCATGTCAGGAAGGTCCTCCCCGAGAGTCACAGGCTATAAGCGTTTTCCTCGAGGTCACTCACACGATCTGGTGAGAGTGGTGCTCTGTCGTCCCCGTTATTGTGGAAAAGGGGACCCAAGGAAATGTGGTCGCCCGCCAAGGTGACGGCCAAAACACAGCAGGGTCCACCTGATACTCACACAGGAGATGACCTCGAACCCAGGCTCGGGCTCGTCATCGGGCGGTGGAGGAAGGTCGGGGGAGGCCCCCTCTGGGTGTGGCTGCAGGGCTCCCCGGAAGAAGTTGGTCACACGGGAGAAGCCGCCAAAGGTGGTGGAGTAGGGGTCCTGGAGGAAGCGCTGTGGACAGGGCCAGAGGGCGGTCACGGCTCCAGCCCACCCTGCCTCGCCCACCGAGGCGaccacccctccccgcccacaGCGGCCCGGCCCGGCACCGCGACACTCACGGACACCACGTTGGAGCTGTCCTGGTCAAAGAGCTGGAGGTGGTGGAAGGAGCTGGAGAGGGCCGAGGAGTCGTGGGGGAAGACAAGGTAGAGGCGGGAGTCCTgcggggagctggggaggggcaggtgcgGTGACACACTGGGTGGGTTCCCTCCCGCTTCCAGCTGCAGCGGCCCAGCTGCCCTTGGGGAGGCCCTCGCCTCAGCTGGACCCCAGGGGTGGGCACACAACCCAGGGCTGGCCGGTGAGAGGCGGCTCCAGGATGCCGCCGGAGAAGGAACTGCTTCTGTCACCGGGGCCGCTAGGCCAGGCCTGCAGGGGCCCCCAGAGAGTGATACCAGCTCTGACACAAAGAGAGCAATTCTTCCTAACGTTCCGGGGCCCGGGTCCTGCCTGAAACCAAACTACCCTTTGGCTTTGCGGTTGCACGCACCGGTGGATTCCCCCTTTCCTGCCTTTAAAGCAGTCTGTTTCTTTCACAGCCCCGAGGGGCCGGGCCCCGGGCACAAAGGCCGGTGCTGGAGGAAGGCTCACCTGGCCAACAGCAGGTAGCGGCTGAGGACACGGAGGAGGGCGCGTGTACCCCCGCGGTGAAAGTGCAGTGCGGGCAGGGAGCCTCCGGCCTGGGTCACCAGGACCAGGTAGGCCCAGCTGAGACCTGGCTTAGACCGGCGGATGGACTTGAGCTCCCCCAGACTCACCGAGAAAGCCCAGGAGCCCCGGGGAGAGCTGGGCTCTGCACCTGGAGAAGAGAGCCGTGTTGGGAACAGGTGCAGGGATCCAGAGGCAGCACACACATCTCCCAGGAGCCCTCTGGGAGCCCTGGGTCACCTCCTGTCTCCTCGGAAACGCCCACCGCGGGCTTGCTCCGAAACCTCCCTCGGCTCTCAGAGTGACAGCTGTGTTCCTCGAGCTGGTGGCAGGCCCCTCGAGTCTACCTCCTGTCCGTCTTGTCTCCAGTTCGTTCTCCAGACCCCACACTCGGGCCACAGCTCGAGTTTCCTAAATACACCCGGTGCCCTGTGCCTCTGGCCTTGCACGGCTGCTCTCTCTGCTGGGGAGAAAACTCCCAGGTGtcgcccccccaccctgcccccagagcCAGAGGCTGGCATCACCTCTTCCCAGAAGGCTTTTCTACTCCCAGAGGGGCCAGATGCCTCCTCTGGGGCCCCCAGCACCCTGCTGAACTCCAGGATAGCCCAAATCACCCTGTGACTCTACAACTGTCCACCCCCACAACCGATCAGGGAGGGAGCCCGGTGAGATGAGCAAGGTTGGAAGCCCTGGGGACCCTGCCAGGCTGGACCTGGACTGGGGACAGTCCTGCACCCGATCCATTCTCCTGAGACTGGAAGGCCATCTTGACTGTGACCAGCAAAGCCTGTGGAGCCATGACCGCGGAGGGTAAGCTGTGTGTCCACCTGCCCCTCAGGGGCACCAGCTCAGCCTACCTCTAGTGGGCTCTGAGTGGCGGGGCTGTGGCCGCACAGTGCTGATGACAGCCCAGTCGGGTTCGTAGCCGGGGTCAAAGGTCGGTTCCTCCTCAGAGGTGCAGGCGTCACCCCCACTCACATCCTTGGGGTAGGAAGATAAAGAGAGCGAGGGGCTGTAGATTCAGGACTTCCAAATCCGAGCTGTGAGGCTGCCCTCGAAGGCGGCCCCATTGAACAAATAGggcaactgaggcagagagggggcaCAATACTTGCCCAGAGTCACCCGGTGCGGCCAGGGACTGGGATAGGGCCAGGACTCAAAGCCAATCTCCTGGTGGCTCTAACCCAAGCACCACCACACGGGGGAGCACAGAGAACGCCCCGGGACTGTGCGCTCCGCCCGC is drawn from Felis catus isolate Fca126 chromosome E2, F.catus_Fca126_mat1.0, whole genome shotgun sequence and contains these coding sequences:
- the TBC1D17 gene encoding TBC1 domain family member 17, translating into MEGAGYKVVFEKGGVYLHTSAKKHQDPDSLIAGVIRVVEKDSDVLLQWVPVEEAGDSTQILFAKKDVSGGDACTSEEEPTFDPGYEPDWAVISTVRPQPRHSEPTRGAEPSSPRGSWAFSVSLGELKSIRRSKPGLSWAYLVLVTQAGGSLPALHFHRGGTRALLRVLSRYLLLASSPQDSRLYLVFPHDSSALSSSFHHLQLFDQDSSNVVSRFLQDPYSTTFGGFSRVTNFFRGALQPHPEGASPDLPPPPDDEPEPGFEVISCVELGPRPAVERAPPVTEEEWAHHVGPEGRLQQVPMLKARIFSGGLSPGLRREAWKFLLGYLSWEGSAEEHKAHVRKKTDEYFRMKLQWKSVSPEQERRNSLLHGYRSLIERDVSRTDRTNKFYEGPENPGLGLLNDILLTYCMYHFDLGYVQGMSDLLSPILYVIQNEVDAFWCFCGFMELVHGNFEESQETMKRQLGQLLLLLRVLDPSLCDFLDSQDSGSLCFCFRWLLIWFKREFPFPDVLRLWEVLWTGLPGPNLHLLVACAILDMERDTLMLSGFGSNEILKHINELTMKLSVEDVLTRAEALYRQLTACPELPHNVQEVLGLVPPTEPHSPSPPASPLPLSPTRAPPAPPPPEDTAPQPDSSLEILPEEEEEEGEEEESVKS